From Fibrobacter sp. UWP2, one genomic window encodes:
- a CDS encoding nucleotidyl transferase AbiEii/AbiGii toxin family protein has translation MKINKNSLQARINNLSKEMNVHANVLLVSFFFDAFISRLAKSTYANKFVFKGGFYLATLLGVKNRYTADIDFLLRRETMDENRLRKIFTDIIAIDADDSISFEISDISPIRDEDAYGGFSILLTGRLENVRQSFHVDVATGDPITPKDIEYSYQSLFSHETIAFRAYNLETVVAEKLQTILFRGLLNSRCKDYYDIYIINQLQRNNINIPDLKKSFETTCQYRKTPFKKEEALLLLEEISKSDILQTRWKNYAKKTSFAKDVPFEATIESCKEILDCIF, from the coding sequence ATGAAGATTAATAAGAATTCCCTGCAAGCGAGAATCAACAACCTCTCCAAAGAAATGAACGTTCACGCCAACGTCTTGCTAGTATCGTTCTTCTTTGATGCATTCATTTCAAGATTGGCCAAGTCAACATACGCCAACAAGTTTGTTTTCAAGGGCGGTTTCTATCTCGCTACATTGCTCGGCGTAAAGAACCGCTACACCGCCGACATTGATTTCCTTTTGAGAAGGGAAACTATGGACGAGAATAGATTGAGGAAAATTTTCACTGACATCATCGCAATCGATGCAGACGATTCTATCTCTTTTGAAATAAGTGATATTTCTCCAATACGTGATGAAGACGCCTACGGCGGATTTTCCATCCTTTTGACGGGACGCCTAGAGAATGTCAGACAAAGTTTCCATGTCGATGTTGCCACGGGCGATCCAATTACACCAAAAGATATCGAATACTCTTACCAAAGCCTCTTCAGCCATGAAACCATTGCGTTCCGAGCCTACAACCTAGAAACGGTTGTTGCTGAAAAACTTCAAACCATTCTTTTCCGAGGCCTGCTCAATAGCCGCTGCAAAGATTATTACGACATCTATATCATCAATCAATTGCAAAGGAATAACATCAATATTCCTGACTTGAAGAAATCTTTTGAAACAACTTGCCAATACCGCAAAACGCCTTTTAAAAAAGAAGAAGCTCTTTTGCTTCTAGAAGAAATTTCAAAGAGCGACATTCTTCAAACTCGATGGAAGAACTATGCAAAAAAAACTTCGTTTGCAAAAGATGTTCCATTTGAAGCGACAATTGAATCTTGCAAAGAGATTCTTGATTGTATTTTCTAA